The Candidatus Methylomirabilota bacterium genome includes a region encoding these proteins:
- a CDS encoding efflux RND transporter permease subunit: MKLIEACIKYPVTVLVGVLLGILFGGIALLRLPWQMTPTIDRPEITVSTEYKGAAPLEVEQEITDRIEKKLNSVENLSEMTSSSFEGNSRIIMKFDWGINKDVARLDVSEKLGLVKDLPPDAEESVIRAVNTDEVTPIAWVIIRTDRPINEVWEEADDVIRPRMERIEGVATVWMFGGEDREVHVILDPEAMSAREISVAQVRDALLEENRNVKGGRIEEGKRRYVIRTLGQFTDIRQIPHVVIRQDARGTVYIRDIAHVRFGYEDKERVVRVWDRPTIGFGVLRRSGSNTLKVMEGVKDELRYLNDLYRGKDIELVQVYDETDYIYDSVELVTTNLFYGAFLAVAVLLLFLRSPSSIFILAFAIPISLVTTFVVLDALGRTLNIVMLAGLAFASGMVVDSSIVVLENIYRHRQRGKGKVQAAQDGAVEVWGAVLASTLTTVFVFIPIIFVKEEAGQLFRDIAIAISTAVALSLIVSVTVVPMLSARLLALNPEARNPTRRSFWRILDRLRLDEYGGVFVEALVGWLNWLRQGFGRRIVVALTIILAAVSLSYLFMPPIDYLPQGNRNLIFVLIRTTPGMNVGQREEILIELERRFDLPEIHRMFAVARVQNTIMGAIVHPEYHTLSGMRRVITEMRRRSKGIPGTEGIFITQSPLFRRRGSFIGGTNLEVEVKGDSLEQVHIISERLRGDLSRLPQVNFVNTSFEAGNPELQIRVDRAKASQLGLSAGEVGYIVETMVHGTGAGQFRERGKELDIILKGSSQYLRRTQDLEQIVFFAPTGRLVKLSDIATVRLDTGPTKVEHIDRDRAIKVTVNVKGEVPLEKAVQLVDQVVEPVRRALPLGTTIDVAGQAQDLSIAWNSIKWSFLLALVVIYLLMCSLFESWSYPLIIMFTVPLAATGGILAVRLAHAFEPTIKMDVITMLGFVILAGIVVNNAILIIHQALNHMREGSHSQEAILESVRTRIRPIFMTTATTVFGMLPLVFARGSGSELYRGLGAAVLGGLIVSSLFTLILIPTLFSLWMDAKGALAARLSRKPRDEVTDRPVAAPAQR; the protein is encoded by the coding sequence GTGAAGCTGATCGAGGCCTGTATCAAATATCCAGTCACCGTCCTGGTGGGGGTGCTTCTGGGCATCCTCTTCGGCGGCATCGCTCTCCTCCGGCTCCCCTGGCAGATGACCCCTACCATCGATCGCCCCGAGATCACCGTGAGCACCGAATACAAGGGAGCGGCCCCACTCGAGGTGGAACAGGAGATCACCGACCGGATCGAGAAGAAGCTTAACTCGGTGGAGAACCTCTCCGAGATGACCTCGAGCTCCTTCGAGGGCAATAGCCGGATCATTATGAAGTTCGACTGGGGGATCAACAAGGATGTGGCCCGCCTCGATGTCTCGGAAAAGCTGGGACTGGTCAAGGACCTCCCGCCGGACGCGGAGGAGTCCGTGATCCGGGCGGTCAATACCGACGAGGTGACCCCCATCGCCTGGGTCATTATCAGGACTGACCGGCCCATCAACGAGGTGTGGGAGGAGGCGGATGACGTCATCCGCCCCAGGATGGAGCGAATTGAAGGCGTGGCCACGGTCTGGATGTTCGGCGGGGAGGACCGGGAGGTTCATGTGATCCTGGATCCAGAGGCCATGAGCGCCCGGGAGATCTCCGTGGCGCAAGTTCGGGATGCTCTGCTCGAGGAGAACCGCAACGTCAAGGGCGGGAGGATCGAGGAGGGGAAGCGGCGTTACGTGATCCGGACCCTGGGCCAGTTTACCGACATCCGTCAGATCCCGCATGTCGTCATCCGGCAGGATGCCCGGGGCACCGTCTATATCCGGGACATCGCCCACGTCCGGTTCGGCTATGAGGACAAGGAGCGGGTGGTCCGCGTCTGGGACCGGCCGACCATCGGCTTCGGCGTGCTCCGTCGAAGCGGGTCGAACACCCTCAAGGTGATGGAGGGGGTAAAGGATGAACTCCGATATCTCAACGATCTGTACCGGGGAAAGGATATCGAGCTGGTCCAAGTCTATGACGAAACCGACTATATCTATGATTCGGTGGAACTGGTGACCACCAACCTCTTCTACGGCGCCTTTCTGGCGGTAGCGGTCCTCCTGCTTTTCCTGCGGAGTCCCTCCAGTATCTTCATCCTCGCCTTCGCGATCCCCATCTCCCTCGTGACGACCTTTGTGGTCCTGGATGCCCTGGGCCGGACCTTGAATATCGTCATGCTTGCCGGACTGGCGTTCGCCTCGGGAATGGTGGTGGACAGCTCGATCGTGGTCCTCGAGAACATATATCGGCACCGCCAGAGGGGAAAGGGAAAGGTACAGGCCGCGCAGGATGGTGCCGTCGAGGTCTGGGGGGCGGTGCTGGCCTCTACCCTCACCACGGTCTTTGTCTTCATCCCGATCATCTTTGTCAAAGAAGAGGCCGGCCAGCTCTTCCGCGACATCGCCATTGCCATCTCCACCGCGGTAGCTCTCTCGCTGATCGTATCCGTGACCGTGGTGCCGATGCTCAGCGCCCGGCTGCTGGCTCTCAACCCAGAGGCGCGCAACCCTACCCGCCGATCCTTCTGGAGGATCCTGGACAGACTGCGGCTGGACGAGTACGGTGGGGTCTTCGTCGAGGCCCTTGTCGGGTGGCTCAATTGGCTCCGGCAGGGCTTTGGGCGGCGAATCGTGGTTGCCCTGACCATTATCCTTGCCGCGGTCTCGCTCAGCTATCTCTTCATGCCTCCCATCGACTACCTCCCACAGGGGAACCGGAATTTGATCTTCGTCCTCATTCGGACCACCCCAGGCATGAACGTCGGTCAGCGTGAGGAGATCCTGATAGAGCTCGAGCGCCGCTTTGATCTGCCCGAGATCCACCGGATGTTCGCCGTGGCACGAGTGCAAAACACCATCATGGGGGCCATCGTCCATCCCGAGTATCATACCCTGTCCGGAATGCGCCGGGTGATTACCGAAATGCGGCGGCGGTCCAAGGGGATCCCGGGAACGGAGGGGATCTTCATCACCCAGTCCCCCCTCTTCCGGCGGCGAGGATCCTTTATCGGCGGCACCAACCTGGAAGTGGAGGTCAAGGGGGATAGCCTGGAGCAGGTTCACATCATCAGTGAACGGCTTCGGGGTGATCTGAGTCGGCTCCCCCAAGTCAACTTTGTCAACACAAGCTTCGAAGCGGGGAATCCGGAACTGCAGATCCGCGTGGACCGTGCCAAGGCCTCACAGCTTGGGTTGAGCGCCGGGGAGGTGGGATACATCGTGGAGACCATGGTGCACGGGACGGGGGCCGGGCAGTTCCGGGAGCGGGGCAAGGAGCTGGACATCATCCTCAAGGGATCTTCACAATACCTCCGGCGCACGCAAGACCTCGAGCAGATTGTCTTCTTCGCTCCGACCGGTCGGCTGGTGAAGCTTTCGGATATCGCGACCGTCCGGTTGGACACGGGTCCCACCAAGGTGGAACACATCGACCGCGACCGGGCGATTAAGGTCACGGTCAACGTGAAGGGCGAAGTCCCTCTGGAGAAGGCGGTCCAGTTGGTGGACCAGGTCGTGGAGCCTGTGCGGAGGGCTCTCCCCCTGGGCACGACCATCGATGTGGCCGGGCAGGCCCAGGACCTCAGCATCGCCTGGAACTCCATCAAATGGTCCTTCCTCCTTGCGCTGGTGGTCATCTATCTCTTGATGTGTTCCCTTTTCGAATCGTGGAGCTACCCGCTCATTATCATGTTCACCGTCCCGCTGGCGGCCACGGGGGGGATCCTCGCGGTCAGGCTCGCCCATGCCTTTGAGCCAACCATCAAGATGGATGTGATCACCATGCTGGGATTTGTCATCCTGGCCGGAATCGTGGTGAATAACGCAATCCTCATCATTCACCAGGCCTTGAACCACATGCGAGAGGGTTCGCATTCTCAAGAGGCGATTCTCGAGAGTGTCCGAACCCGGATCCGTCCCATCTTCATGACGACGGCCACCACCGTCTTCGGGATGCTCCCCTTGGTCTTTGCGCGGGGAT